The Megalobrama amblycephala isolate DHTTF-2021 linkage group LG1, ASM1881202v1, whole genome shotgun sequence genome segment CTGATGGCAGTTTTGAGTCTGATAAGTAATTGAGATATATATTTTCAGGCATCTTCAGGCAGATTTTTAAAGCAGTGAAGAGAGAACCGAAGCACCTGGATCTCGTGACAAAATACTCTGAAGAGAGGCAGGCTTCTGGGGGTTTTATTCAACCACATTGACCAAATAACTGTGCGTGCAAAATTTCCAGTCAGCTGGTTATTAGTGGTTATTATTAACATGTCTTTTAATTTGGCATTATTGTGcaaaattgttgtttttttacagatGGTATtgactacaaaaaaaaaaaaagatttattgtACAAATGTATTCTTTATGATAAACCCCTTgagataaaaatataaaaaaaagttacaattaCAGCAATTAACACAAATTATAGTTCATTGAAATATTGATGTAAAAACTTACAACAGATGATGAGATTTAAAAAGAGAGATTACATATGTATGTAATAAAGTATAGCTATAGAAAAGAACATTTTAGAAATGGTTTTATTGCTATGGAAGATAGACCATAAGGAGGATTTGCTGCacatggctattcaaaacagaCAGGTTATTAAAGGAATTTCCTGTAGTGAGATATGctggggtaatgcattacaagtaacctgagttatgtaatcagattactttttcaagtaactagtaaagtaacgcattactagTTACAGTAttcatcaaaatgaataaaaacagtgaaatgcaatctcagaattttatgcaaacctgtaataattaactatattaaattacacaaatatactttatgtatttaatctcactttattaaacGATGTCTTTGCAGCTGACCGtcatctaattcaaccatactaataagcaaaaattggGATGCAAACTtcagatttagaaataagagtgttaaactttcttctcctgtatcctattcttcttcaatccagaatggcagcacagatgaaaggttttttttgagctgcgccctctactgtacaggcgtaaatatgcatttccttcatcctgaggcttattcatttcacttttggtgtgaaagggcctctAAATAGCAAGCGAGCTCAGcgcaggtgagaaaaagtaacgcaaaagtaatgtaacattcataaaaagtaactaagtaacgcaattagttacttttttagggagtaacgcaatatagtaatgcattactcttaaaagtaactttccccaacactggtctgTACATGGTTAATTAGaatttttaaattacaataaagaGGAAGTATAGAAATGTGAAAACATGTAAACAAAAAGGAATATCAAATACTATTAACCTCCTATTAAATGAGGGCACAgcgaaataaaacaaaaagtcaaccataaaaaataaaaataaaatctatagGTCTACTGAAGGCATGGGATCTCACAAATGCTCCTCTCTTCTCTCAAGCAAGAAATGTCTTCTTGTGTATTTCCTTTGAGTACagcacagttgtgttgtttGGAATCCGGATCTGCCCAGTTCCCATCACTGTTCCCAGCCCAGTAGAGATCAGATTCACCAGTAACACATAGTCTCCGAGCAAGAAATTCCTGTGTCAAAGAAAAACACAtcattttgtgtatttattctatatttattcataatgtacattcaaaactttatcataaaattatttatgtatGACTTTACCAATGAAAATATCTATTATAGTAATGTTActgttttacaaaaaaaacaaaaaacaaattgtgAACACACAATGTGGGTTTTCACACCTGTTTCCACTTCTCTTACATGtatttctcttttaaaaaacattggTTTCATTCAAAATTTTCAACGATATCCTGTGTCTGGCTTTATCagtgaaaatattattttatatatatatatatatatatatatatatatatatatatatatatatatatatatatatatatatatatatatataatattttcacTGATAAAGCCAGACACAGGATATCGTACAATTCAATGTACCTTCTCCTCTGTGTTGTTAATAATGACCAAATCACCACCCAGATCTTGACAGTGCTTCCTGCTGGAGCTCCAGGTCTTGTTGTGGTTGGAGAAAACATAGAATCTGTCGTTGCCTTTTAACCACTGCTCTGGCAAATCTGCAGAgacagggttttttttgttaggtttttttttttttgtacaaaaagGAACACAGACTTGCTATATAAATAGCACACTTGTTTCAGGCCTGTGGTTTAGCTAGAAGCACACATTTTGTAGACTGGAAAAAAGCAGAAACCCTGCTTAACTGCACCTTTACATACTTAAAGGCggttgtaaaatattttggaaTGACTcattgttaaaaacaaaaatagatgTATGGCAAGGAGACTCAGACAGAATGTGTACAAAAGTAGCCTACAGAGCATTCAAGACGGatgaaaaaaagaaactcaAAGTGCATAATTCACCAGCTCTTGTGTACGTTGAAAAACAAGGCATAGTTTTACCTGGGCAGTAATTTAATGAGCTCCATTCCTCCTCATACATGCATCCTGGACTGTCTTGTTCATGGTCTGAATAGGGGTTTAATGAAGAAAGATTACTATGTcactatgaaaacaaaattgacatttctttatggagatgtatttattataaatgatttctctgtacacatctttttttttttaattcatgtgctcTTATGATCTCatatcaaaataacttcctctCCCTCTTCTCTTTGATGATGCgtttactggcatgagggcgggacaacctgtcactcacatgacatcacatcacagcaataacaaactacaaccatccaatcaattcccaatggacaaaatcaagtctcacaatacatttttgtttttgtttttcttgctcAAGAAaccatttcagataaatgccGACTTTAGGATATTGTATGTAGAATCATATCAGATGAGAGCACAGAAATGAATGATTTACCTGAATTTGAGCAGTTTGTTACTGGCTCACAATGCAACATATTTTTGTCTTTAGTGAAATCTGCAAAAGTAAGAACAGTGaagtaaaaaatgtaatgcagatgtaaatatgtaaaatataccTCTGATGGTGTATGCAATGTATTAAAATCTGAGTACACTTACACAAGTATGCCAGCACCCCATTAACAAGCAGAGACAGGAACAGGAGAACAGCAATAACGGTATAGATAGGTCGACATTTCTTCTCTCTGGTAGTTTTCCTATCTGCAAAATAAAATAGCCTaagttatacattttaaaagtatataGTACTGAAGAAAAATCTATAGAAAGAactttaattcattattataatgatgaatttgcacagagtagttaaaagtatttttatgttcAAAAACAGCTAATACatctctaaaaaaaataaaaataactatcaTTTGCATTGTTTCAGCTATAAGCTCCATTATCGAGTTGGAAATAAgtgaatttttaaagaaaacaatcaGCGATTTTGCCGAAAAGAGTTACCGTCATGCAGgcttaataatgttttaaacaaaacGATATAGGACATATCAGTGATAATAACAAGACAAATATGACCGTACTTTGTGTTTTGTCGATGTACTAACTAGGGCCTACCGTCCGACGTAAATTGGCTCaactgttgctatggttacctcCGTAATTTGCTAAAAACACAGCTAACTCTAATTTGCAACCCAACGTTTGTGATTACCGAGACATTGTTTGATcgttattatatttaaaaagactTTACCCTTTTCTTTAACCTCTTTTGGGCTCAAAGAAACGTGGTTTTGTGCTTCACACTTAGGCTAAACCACAACCACAAATTAGAGTAATATTATCAAGGAGAAAAAGAATCAAGTACTTACTTCCAAGTGAATCCTTTTTCATCCATCTAGTGttgtcataaatatgatcagACATGTCATGTTTGGacattattatattgttaaacAAAGAAGTACGTTATGCAGCAGAAAGAAGTAAGATCAGGCTGTCTGTGGGTGTGAAATACTAATGCAGAAGTGTCATTTCCTGTCAACCTTATTGGTTATCAAGCTGGTAGCTGTTCTAGATATAGAAATAATTTTCTACTGTCTTGTCAGTGCATATAGCCTATTACATATTATGTATATCTGTCAATAGATACCATTAAAGCCAATGTGTCACAAGACACTGGTCATAAGAATAAGTCTACTCTTATGTTAATGCTCCTCAAGACTCAACTACTTCACTTCATACAGTGTAGGCTACTTGCAAATGCTGGGGGTTATTGttacacaaaagaagatattttaaagaatggtggtaaccagacagtttaTGGCACTCATTGACTTCAATAgtagcaaaaaaaacaaaacaactgtctggttaccaacattcttcataatatcttcttttgtgttcaacagtaGAAAGAAAcacattcaggtttggaacaacatgagggtgaggaaatgatgacaaaatctTCATTAATCTTCAAGAATATAGGGGTGTCGCACCAAAGGACAACAAAACTTAACACTTATATAGTTGTTCCAAAAGGTATTTGAACAGTTCTGAGACAGAAACTTACCATGCACACATGCCATGGGAGGTTCAGTAACATAAATGAGGTCCTTCAACTAATTAAAGTTGCCAGTGGAATTGCCTGATTTAAAATCAGTATATGGTGTCACACCGGAGGACATGGTTTTTAGTGATGACAAAATGTATCAAGTTCCTATGCTTTTAGAAATATATGGATGAAATGGATGAATTTACTAAAATAGACAattgtaaaatgatttattaacatttatatgcttttctttttaatttataaaagttGTAATTTATTGAACCATGTTTGAGACAGTTACACCATAGGACAATTTTGAGATttggctcaaaaaaaaaaaaaaaaaatctaataacaaAACAGTTATTATTTCAACAGGTCAatgtaagacaaaaaaaaaatactgcattttaaattatgacaatactaattatattcatttttatcttGTGTGACAATGAAAATCACATCAACTCTGTGGGGCTTGCACATTTCACTACATCTGTAAGGATGTGTAAATGACAAATAGAAACTTTTCTTCAGTAAATATTTATTCTGAACATGGAATCTCACAAATGCTTCTCTCTTTCCTCGAGCAAAAAACATCTCCCCACATCGGCTCACTCATTCGTCCATTCAATACAACACAATCTTCACCCAGAGGATTGTCCGCTGATGTGTAATCATCAGGAGGCCGTGCCCAGAAactgacaaataaataaataaacagtaaagATGCATAAAAAGGTATCAAACTGTAACCAAACGGGACATTTTAAACatcatatacatttattaacacagacatttaaaataatacttgCCTAAGATGATTCTTGGATTCATCCACCCACAGCCAAACACCTTCAGTGCGGCTATCGGTCAGACCAATCCAATATAATGTCTCTGCGCCAATACTGCGTATTTGGTTTGCAAGAAGTTTCTACAAAAGAAAGTTtggtcatgaaactctagagggcacaggctaataggtccttaactcaatctgccTGCAATTACAtaattctctatagggcacagctgattggttctttagccaatgagctcgccacttggtcagcatttgctgtgtaagaattgaaaatatcttaagatattttaaaatgaacaaagacatttgctttactgtttcaaCCCCCTCTCTCTTGCTACAAGGGCCATTTGGAAGGCACAAAGGTGCTGATAGTGATCAAGGCCTGTAGGCCAAGATGTGTGTACATCGGGGGTCTACAAATGGTCACACCTTTAGTACAGTGGGGGaagttttaatcttctgattggtcagtttgaatgtctgaGTTTTGGTCACATGGTCAGGGAAGGGATAAAAGAAGATTGTAACTGTTGCTCTGGGCTCTTTTATACTCTGCTCTTCTTTCTTGGATTCTTGGATCTTGGGCACTGTcttgccctctctctctctctctctcaatttcaatttcaatttcaaatgagctTTATTAGCATGACTGTGAATCACAGTGTTGCCAAAGCATTAacatattatacataaataataaaataaacaaacaaacaaaacatatatttatacatcatgTTACATGCAGCAATGCAAACAAAACCATcttagtaaattaataaataaagcagGTCTCTAGAGAGTTATCCATCTCTAATTTTGTGAATGGCTAACACATATTTTGCAGCTAGTGTAGCTGTGTTATCATCTTCACCAAGTATGAAGGGCATTTTCTCAGTATCACTCAGTTCAGTGAATGATGGAATTAGTGTTCCAAGTATGGAGAGAAATGTTTCTCTTGCATTGTGATATTTAGGACAGATGAGTAGGAAGTGTTTCTCATCCTCTATTTGCTGTAGATCACAGTGTCTACAGATCCTCTGTTCTCTCGCTGTCCATGTTTGTCTATATCTTCCTCTC includes the following:
- the LOC125272359 gene encoding C-type lectin domain family 17, member A-like isoform X3, with the protein product MKKDSLGNRKTTREKKCRPIYTVIAVLLFLSLLVNGVLAYLYFTKDKNMLHCEPVTNCSNSDHEQDSPGCMYEEEWSSLNYCPDLPEQWLKGNDRFYVFSNHNKTWSSSRKHCQDLGGDLVIINNTEEKEFLARRLCVTGESDLYWAGNSDGNWADPDSKQHNCAVLKGNTQEDISCLREERSICEIPCLQ